AATAGGCGCCAATATCGGCGCCCCATGTTGCAAAGCAGATCAGAAGGAATTGCATCGGGCCGTTTTCCTCCATCCGGATCAAAACGGGGGCGCTGAAAGCGACTCCTATGTAGATGACGCCGAATATCGTGTAAACGGCCGGATTGATATCGTTCGCGGCATCTTCCAGCGCCGTGAAAAGAAACGCCACCAGAATAAGGGCCAGAGCCATGTAGGCCACATAATGCGAACTGATAAACGCCAGCGGTATCACAAGCGACGCGACAAGGCCGCGTATCCGATGGATGGCGATCCCTTTTTGTAATGCCATTCGCGCATATTCAAGGAAACAGATGGCGGCGGCGAGTTCAATCATGGCGGTGAAAATGTTCGCTGGCGCGGAAATGGTCACATATATGAACAGCGGGGCAAGAATCGCCGCGGTGATAATCCGTGTCATCTCATCCCCTCTCCGCCGCCGTCAGGCCGTGGATCCGCCCGCAAGCGGACCCAACTGATCGCCGGAGAGGCCAAAACGCCGTTCTCTCTTTTGGAACTCCCGTACCGCTTGCAGAAAATCGGTTCCCTGGAAATCGGGCCAGAGTATATCCGTGAACCAAAGCTCTGCGTAGGCGATCTGCCACAGCAGGAAGTTGCTGATCCGCTGTTCACCGCTGGTGCGTATCAGAAGATCAACTTCCGGAAGCCCGGCGGTATCCAGATGGCTGCCAATAGTCTCCTGCCCGATAGCCTCGGGATCGAGTCCGCCGCTTTTCACTTCGCGCGCGATTGCTTTTACCGCGTCCTCCAACTCCGCCCTTCCGCCGTAGCTGAGCGCCAGGGTAAGCACGGTGCCGGTGTTGTTTTTGGTCGACTCCTTGACCTGGTTTATGCAATCGATGGCGGCGGCGGGAAGTTCGGCGATCCGGCCAATGGTGTTGAACCGGATGTTGTTTTGCACCATCCGCATCATCTCTTTCATGAGGTATTCCTTCAGAATGTCCATCAACGCCGCCACTTCCGTGGGGGGACGTTTCCAGTTTTCGGTGCTGAAGGAATAAAGCGTAAGCGCCGGAAGCTTGATTTCCGAAGCGAGGGAAAGGATGCGGTCGACGGTTGCGACGCCGGCGCGGTGGCCGAAAATGCGCGGCATCATCCGCCGCTTGGCCCAACGGCCGTTGCCGTCCATAACGATGGCGACATGGCGCGGCAAGCGGGCGCTGTCAATCGAATCCCAGAGCGCGGCTTCCGCCGGGGTCACCGGTCAATTCTCCATTATTTCTTTTTCTTTATTATGCACAATGGAGTCGACCTTCGCCACATATTCGTCGGTTATCTTCTGGATGCGCCCCTCGATTTTCTTCTCTTCGTCCTCGGAGAGCTCTTTGTTCTTCAGCTTGGCTTTGACCTTGTCCATCGCGTCGCGGCGGATGTTGCGGATGGCCACCTTATTTTCCTCGCCGATCTTTTTGATCATCTTGGCCATTTCCCTGCGGCGCTCTTCGGTGAGCGGCGGCATGTTGAGGCGAATCACTTTGCCGTCGTTCTGCGGCGTAATGCCGATGTCGGACGTTTTAATGGCCTTTTCAATTGCGGGCATCGCGGAAACGTCCCACGGCTGGACGACGATAACGCGCGGTTCGGGTGTGCTGACGGTTGCCATCTGCTTGATCGGTGTCTGGGTGCCGTAGTAATCCACATAAATGGTGTCCAGGAGACCGGCGGATGCCCGCCCGGTGCGGATGCCCGCCATTTCCTTCTGCAGCAGCGAAATGGTGGTTTCCATCTTCTGCTTGCCTTCCTGTTCGATAGTGGCTCCCATAATCAATTCCCCCTTACAATCGTGCCAATCGGTTCGCCGCAGAGCACCCTCTTGATATTGCCTTTTTCAAACAGGTTAAAAACGATAATCGGCAAATGGTTGTCCATGCAGAGGGATATCGCCGCGGCATCCATCACGTTAATGCCATTTTTCAGCACATCAATGAACTTGAGCTCGGTATACTTGCGGGCCGTTTTGTCCTTCATCGGATCGGCGGTGTACACGCCGTCCACTTTGGTGGCCTTCAAAATCACTTCGGCGCCAATCTCCATCGCGCGCAGCGATGCGGTGGTATCGGTGGTGAAATACGGATTGCCGGTGCCGCCCGAAAAAATCAGCACCCGCTTTTTCTCCAGGTGCCGCACCGCGCGGCGGCGGACAAACGGCTCCGCCACCTGCGACATGGTGATAGACGTCTGCATTCGGGTTTCCGCACCCATCTGTTCGAGGGCGCTTTGCAGCGCCAACCCATTGATGACGGTGGCGAGCATCCCCATATAGTCGGCGGTGGTCCGGTCAATCCCAGCCGCCGACGCAAGGGACCCGCGCAGGATGTTGCCGCCGCCGATAACGACGGCCACTTCCGCCCCCATATCCTGAACTTCTTTTATCTCCTTGGCGATTTCCCGCACAGCGTCGTACAGAACCCCCTCTTTCTGGGCTCCGGCCATTGATTCGCCGGTCAGCTTGAGCAGTATTCTTTTATATTTCAGCTGGCCCATGGGCAGCTCAAGCTTCCCCGAGCTGGTAGCGGACAAAACGGCGGACGACGATATTCTCACCGATCTCGCTGATCTTCGCCTTGACGAGCTCCTCGATGGTAACATCGGGATTTTTTATGAACTTCTGCTTCACAAGGCACTTTTCCTCGTAAAATTTGGAAAGGCGCCCTTCCACTATTTTGGCGACCACCGCTTCCGGTTTGCCGGATTCTTTCGCCTGATCGGCAAGTATCGCCCGCTCCCTGTCAACCACGGCCGCCGGTACGTCCTCCGGGTTTACATAAGCGGGGCTCACCGCGGCGATGTGCATGGCGATGTCTTTCACCATATCCTGAAACTTGTCGTTGCGGGCCACAAAGTCGGTTTCGCAGTTCACTTCCACCATGACGCCTATTTTGCCGCCGCCGTGGATGTAGGAAAAAACCGTCCCTTCCGAAGTGGCGCGGCCGGCCTTTTTGGCGGCCTTCGAAAGCCCTTTCTTGCGCAGGTAATCTATCGCCGCTTCCATATCGCCCTTGGTCTCGTTCAGCGCCTCTTTGCAATCCATGATCCCGGCGCCGGATCGTTCACGCAGGTCTTTTACCAAATCAGCGGTAACAGCCATTGTTATTTCTC
This sequence is a window from Nitrospinota bacterium. Protein-coding genes within it:
- a CDS encoding phosphatidate cytidylyltransferase, which produces MTRIITAAILAPLFIYVTISAPANIFTAMIELAAAICFLEYARMALQKGIAIHRIRGLVASLVIPLAFISSHYVAYMALALILVAFLFTALEDAANDINPAVYTIFGVIYIGVAFSAPVLIRMEENGPMQFLLICFATWGADIGAYYVGRSMGKTKLAPAISPGKTVEGVVGGIVSAVIFAGLFALIFFSQANVVLIAGAGLIGGIIGPVGDLAESQIKRHFGVKDSGSILPGHGGLLDRADALMLTAPAYYIFLALAGYIS
- a CDS encoding isoprenyl transferase: MDGNGRWAKRRMMPRIFGHRAGVATVDRILSLASEIKLPALTLYSFSTENWKRPPTEVAALMDILKEYLMKEMMRMVQNNIRFNTIGRIAELPAAAIDCINQVKESTKNNTGTVLTLALSYGGRAELEDAVKAIAREVKSGGLDPEAIGQETIGSHLDTAGLPEVDLLIRTSGEQRISNFLLWQIAYAELWFTDILWPDFQGTDFLQAVREFQKRERRFGLSGDQLGPLAGGSTA
- the frr gene encoding ribosome recycling factor, which translates into the protein MGATIEQEGKQKMETTISLLQKEMAGIRTGRASAGLLDTIYVDYYGTQTPIKQMATVSTPEPRVIVVQPWDVSAMPAIEKAIKTSDIGITPQNDGKVIRLNMPPLTEERRREMAKMIKKIGEENKVAIRNIRRDAMDKVKAKLKNKELSEDEEKKIEGRIQKITDEYVAKVDSIVHNKEKEIMEN
- a CDS encoding UMP kinase, which translates into the protein MGQLKYKRILLKLTGESMAGAQKEGVLYDAVREIAKEIKEVQDMGAEVAVVIGGGNILRGSLASAAGIDRTTADYMGMLATVINGLALQSALEQMGAETRMQTSITMSQVAEPFVRRRAVRHLEKKRVLIFSGGTGNPYFTTDTTASLRAMEIGAEVILKATKVDGVYTADPMKDKTARKYTELKFIDVLKNGINVMDAAAISLCMDNHLPIIVFNLFEKGNIKRVLCGEPIGTIVRGN
- the tsf gene encoding translation elongation factor Ts, with product MAVTADLVKDLRERSGAGIMDCKEALNETKGDMEAAIDYLRKKGLSKAAKKAGRATSEGTVFSYIHGGGKIGVMVEVNCETDFVARNDKFQDMVKDIAMHIAAVSPAYVNPEDVPAAVVDRERAILADQAKESGKPEAVVAKIVEGRLSKFYEEKCLVKQKFIKNPDVTIEELVKAKISEIGENIVVRRFVRYQLGEA